atagatacatgCAACCATTATCTCATGGATTTTATCTCTACGAACACATGCCTCAGCTCCTCTAAAAATGCCCATTTTGTATCTCCTAATTGTCAATCCAGCTGCTGTCAAATAGTTCGTCAAGCTCAAGATCGTTGAAAGGGGTATCTTCCAATGTTTCCACAGGCAGCGCCATTGGCCCAATGTCTAAATATCCATCACTACGCACACATGGTATGTTGGACATTTCCATCACTAGGTCATCAGCTTGATAAGGATTTAGAGTGTAGTGGCTACTGAAACAAAATGGGTCTTCATTAGGCATCGAATCCAAACAAAGGGTAGAAACTTCGACAAGAGACGACAGTGGTCcctgttcttgctctttcatggCATGGCTAGTTGGAATGGTCACTGCTCCCTCGGCGTTGCTGTAGCTTAGATGTGGAAGATCGTTGTCGTTGTTGTATTTGTTGGAAGTTGGGGTGTGGTTGCAGGTGTGCTCACTGTTGTAGGTCACCTGAAACATTGGCGGATCGCTGTTATTGTGCTGTTGTATTTGCTTTGTGGCCTGGCAACCTCTGTCATATTTGTAGCTGCACCTGAAGTAGTTCCTGTATAATAATGCATTGCAAAGACTTCAGTACTTGTCATAAcattaattatttttattatagcGTCAAGGTGATCACAAAAACGAGGCAAACTATACAATAATGGGAACAAAAGAGCAGCATATATAGGAACTGAAAGTTGAAAAGGTGCtggcatttcttttttttttttaaaaaaaagacctGCTGGAGCAGACAACACTTTTGTTTCTAAGGAAAAGGTGTACCTTGTGAAATGGGTTCCATTGATCTGTTTCTCGCCATATTTTCTCCAGTGATATCCAtcttcatgaggcatggaagTCAAGAGAATACGTGAACTGGCATCATTTGACCTGAATTCCAATCAAGAATTGTCATTATTTCCCATAAACCAGCATGAGAATTGATGAAGAGCATATATATTATACTCTCTCCATTTAAAATTGTAAGTATTTCTGGCTTTTTTCTAGATAAATTGCTTTTGTTACATGCCTAGATACATTATGTCCATATACATaataaaaattatgtatctagaaaagctagaatgacttataatttacaaCGGAGGGTGTACTAGATAGATATAATAGTTAAGGTTAAATGTAGGAAAGGAGGATAACGGAAGAATTATATATAATTAACATGGAGACAACTCTGATTTAAACCAATGATTATATTATCAAGTGATACCAGCTCCACACGTGTACACGACGTACCTTCTACTTTTACCCCTTGTCATGGTGCTCATCACTCCTTCCGAATCGCCTGCTCCTGCAGAGCTCTTCTGCCGTAAGAGATGAGGCCTGTTGGTTGTGGATGAGCTTGAATGATGACCTGTTACAGCAGCCGGAAGCTGTGGGTCCATGACTGACAAGGCAAGGCGCAACGCTTGCAGCGCCTCGTTGAGGAGCCTCTGCACCAGATTATTGGTCGCAGCCGAAGATGGCTGCTCGTCGCAGAACtgcaggagaggctgctggcTCTTGATGAACTCGTATGCCTGTGCAACTTCTCTCATGGCAAACTCGTGATCCGGCACACAATCCATGTGGTGTGGCTACTTCGCCAAGCAAGCTGCGGAATATCTTCAGAAGCTGGATGCTAGACTTGAGAGAGAAGAGAAGCTGCTGGTGTCTCTAATGCATCCGCTGATATGGCTATTTATATGGACTCCTGGAACAAAATGATGCAGGTGAGTGCGCTAATACTATATATAGTTAATGGTGGGGAAATTAAAATGGGACCATGAAGATGCTTGGAAGCTATGAGGATTTCTGTTGTTGCTACGTTCGTAGGTTTCAGTAGTGAATAGTGATCATATAGCTAAAGGTTTTGGTTGGAGCTGCTGACATGTAACATATGGACGGCTGAAGGCTGACCGGAGCTCCTACCTACCAGGCAATTTTATGAATCGTTCATCAAAACGCGGAAACAAACATATAGTATAGTTACGTCCAGGCAAAAGTGGCCGTTGATCCAGCGTACGAAGCACATTCAGGGTCATACATTGGCTGCTAGGCCCAGCTAGGTCTAATAAAAATTCAAAAGCAGCTGGATGAGTAGTCTAACAGCTTGAAATAATTCTGTTTATCTCAGGCTGAAATCCTTAATTAGTTCAAGCGATTGAAAACACGTGCGGACATCGTCGATCCGTTAACAAGAACAACTTGCTGCTTCTGACTTTATTTACTTGTACTATTATATAGCAGGTTCTTCAGTTGTGTCACGTTATGACTTACGAGTCTTAGCGTTTGGTGAAAAGAAAAGTGGTCAACCATTCCTCCCTCAACACATTGCGCTAGGAATAGGGACGAAAACTGAAATGAACTTTCACCAAAAAAGAACACTCTAATCATTTTCTTGTTTCACCTACTCCACAAGGTTAGCAATTTTAATTTGAGGACCAGACACTACTGAATAGGGCTGCAGGTCACGGTCATGAACTATGGCTATGGAGTTTGGAACAAGTTTTGGGACCGGGATTAGACATGTGGGAATATAATGAATGTGGATTTAGTTCGTTTTATTAAAATACCAATTGAAGGTATCCTACAGACTAACAGAGCCTTCACGTTAATTCATATGAGACACGCATGCATGAAAAAAAGGATAAATTGTAAAGATTCTTAAAAAATCGAGAAACATCTGGCCTTATAGGCGGCTGTGGCTAGTAATTAACATCACCAACAACAGTCATTTGATATacattatgaaaaatacatagGGTAAGCCCTGGCCCTGATTTGGATCTAAGTTACCCACATATGTCATTATTACTTTTTCGAGAGCGTGCAATAGCACGTTTATAAGGAGTGTTACAACAACATGTGTGAGCGTTTATCGAATAGGTAACAAGTAGCAACCAGTCAAGTCACCTAAACGTGTACCCATAGAAAGAGAGCTACAATGTGATTTATGAAAGAACAATTTTGCGCTAAGGAGCACTCGGATAGGAGCGCACGCACACTCATGGGCGACATTTCGATGTGCACGCACATTCCACACGAAGATATTGGCCATTTCCGTGGAACCACAAGAGAGCGACGACACCCAAAATCGTCCAATGCGTCATGCATGGCCAACCTATGCCAGCGCGACCTCCATGGGAAAACAGCCCACATCGCCTCCTATTTCTAAAGCCCACTTAGATTACGGCACCAACTGTGATTAAAGCCCTATTTGGCTCCGCTAGtagctaagagcatctccaaataTTCCAAAAAAGACGTCTAGAACTCCTTGAACGACACCTCAACAAGCACTGCAATCTCTGCCGAGAGGCCCAACTTCTTCATTAGTACCATTCTAGCTTGAAGCTTGGGCTTTGGTGCTTTGTATTTTCTTTTCGCTGCGAGTCGCCCACTTCTTCTTGGAACAAGGTCGTTATCCATGTTCGCCTCATACATCAGAGAGACGTGCGGCCAGGGAGGTGAAGCGATTCAGTGCTCAAGCGGGAGCTTGAGGGTGTTGACCAAGTCTTGAACGACATCAAGCGCATGGGAGCCCATGGGTTGGTGAATATATCAGAGCATTCAGTGCAATCACGGTCCACATCCCACTCAGAACCGTCTAACGAGGGTGGCCCAACGTTGGAAGACGGAGATAGCTCGGCAGGTATCAACACCGACCCATGGTCAAGCCCATGTTCAGCAACCTGGCCATGTCAAAGGGCCACCAAGGACGCACACCCCTCCACCAGCGACGTGCTAGGCTCACGTGTGGGCATGAGTGCCATCGATGAAAGCAGCATGGCGACACCCAGGTTGGGGGTTACTTGCACCTCCGCCAGGAGGCCCAGCGTGGCTCCCTCCTCCCTCGCAAGCAGCAGCGAGCTCCTCGGGCATATCGAGTAGCAGCGAACCCTTCTCGGTGAGATTTTTTTCGAGACTTCCTTTTCGTGGTTGTGAGTATacgttagagcatctccaagagcatCCAAATAAATCTTCCAATCCAGGATTTTTGTGAggataggaaaaaaatcatcttcAACAACTCACAATCCCACCTCCCAATCTTTTAGCACTTGGGAAAAAAAACCTGTTGTGCATAGAGATGTGCGGACTGGAGGTGGCACGTATCCCCTCCCGCCGATCTAAACACGGGTATGGTGCGGCCAATCTAAAGGTAGAAGGGTGGGAAAAAAATAAAGAGTACGAAAGAGTTCCTGGTGCAAAAGtataagagaaaaaaataaaaaagtggtTACGATAATTTATAAATAATAtatgattcctgatgtaaaattgtatCTATACATTAGGAGTGAATTATTAGAAACTGTTGGAGATGATCTTATATATTCCTCACAACACTTTTTGACAAGTTGGAAAACTCCATGGTTTTGGCAAGAAAATATTGAAAACTTTCGGAGATGCTTCTAGGAGGAAGAGAGAAAAATACTTACCCGTATAAGAATAATTAATTATCTAAGGGAGGACATGGTTCCTGCAAGCACAGTAACGAAGCTCATATAATAATTGACAAGAAATCTTGAAGAAATTAATTGTGCCAACCCATATACAAGTTttaatttacgataatgataGGACGAGGACGTTCGGACGGACCCCGACCCGCGCCGCACATGTATACCTGTACCCCACCTGCGCCTTTACTTGGACCTGACCTTGACACACCTACACCTGCATGCATGCCTTACCAGCCACCGCTCCTCTCTCTCATGCCTCCAGCActactccctccctccctctgcaGCGCAGGTGAGCGTCTCGACACAGCGACGTAGTGGCTTTGTCATGAACAGCGGCCTCGACGTGAGCGAGCCACGACGAGGAGGCCTGAGCGGCCCTCGACACGGCGGCGCAATGGCACTGGCGTCTCCAGTCACGGGCGGACCAACACAGCAGGGCTGGCATGAGTGGCTCCCTGGCGGATCTGAATCCCTCTCCTAGTCGTGTGGGCACTGCCTTCTTGCCGCGTTGCGCGGCTGCCGCCGCCGGGCCGCTGCCTCCGGTGAACTCCACACATCGACGAGCAtccattctcccaagcagcaTGGAGATGTTGCGCTGTGCTGAaagcatatgttttaagtgtttcatatgttttagaggtatgttgcaattgctTCATATATATGTATGTTGCGAAAGTAGATTAGGATGTTGTGCATGTTGCATCTATTATAAGTGTTTCAGatgaatgttgcaagtgtttgttcaaaatatttaattt
This sequence is a window from Miscanthus floridulus cultivar M001 chromosome 10, ASM1932011v1, whole genome shotgun sequence. Protein-coding genes within it:
- the LOC136489325 gene encoding probable WRKY transcription factor 63, with protein sequence MDCVPDHEFAMREVAQAYEFIKSQQPLLQFCDEQPSSAATNNLVQRLLNEALQALRLALSVMDPQLPAAVTGHHSSSSTTNRPHLLRQKSSAGAGDSEGVMSTMTRGKSRRSNDASSRILLTSMPHEDGYHWRKYGEKQINGTHFTRNYFRCSYKYDRGCQATKQIQQHNNSDPPMFQVTYNSEHTCNHTPTSNKYNNDNDLPHLSYSNAEGAVTIPTSHAMKEQEQGPLSSLVEVSTLCLDSMPNEDPFCFSSHYTLNPYQADDLVMEMSNIPCVRSDGYLDIGPMALPVETLEDTPFNDLELDELFDSSWIDN